The Gossypium arboreum isolate Shixiya-1 chromosome 6, ASM2569848v2, whole genome shotgun sequence DNA window GCTGAATTGGGATTTTGATTGGACCAGTTCAATGTCTTAAGCCTGCgataataaaatacaaaattgaTTAATGGTCCAaacaaatttattatatattattcaaaTGATCTTCTACCCTTGACCCAAAGTCGTAGTTCTTACTTACTATATTCTctcattattattgttaaaaaaagaaaaaaaatctgtgGGTATTTGTTTAAAAGAAGGAAGAAATTCGAAAGAGAAGCAATAACTGGGGTAACGATAGGATTGGATGCAGCAATCATTTTGGATTTGTGTTTTTGCTATCTTTGCTCTGACTCTTTCTGCAACAAACCAATCTACAGCTAAGTCCCAGCTCGGACTACTTACTATTTCTTCCACTACATTCCAtggattttataataattttgtttCGTTACATCTGAGCAGGTGAGCTTAGGGTAGTCCCAGAATTGTGTACACAAACCAAGACACAGGTTTGATATCAAATTAGACTCTCCTATTTCACACataattttaacatatattcaacAGCACAGCCATTGCACATCAAAGTCGTGATTGTACTACCAGGAAGGGATAGTCCGTGTACCCCACAACAGGGTCTTGCGTATAAAATGTCTTCCTAATGTATCGATTTAATGGCGCATTGATCCTCAACCTAAAAACCAGGTCTGGATTCGATATAAAAAGACGGCCATACGATACCAGATCGGCATCACCCTCAGCTACTGCTTGCATTCCGAGCTCCCTTGTGAATCCACCACTGCACATGAAAGTTCCCTCGTAACTCCTTTTCAAAGTCCTCATTAAATGAGCTTCCTCATCTTCACTACCGTGCCTGCCTGATTCGGTTTGCCCATAGGCATGATAACGAGGCTGAGTCACATGAAGGTAAGCGAGTTTCGACCCCAATTTCAGCTGAAGCTCATTAAGCCTCTCGATCACGGCTAAGCCTAGGTTGAGCGGATTAGTGTCAGTGGCGTCGAGGTGATCGATTGCGGGTGAAATTCGGACTGCGATTCTATCTGCACGTACAGCTTCGGCTACGGATCCAACGATTTGCATTAAGAATTTACATCGGTTTGCCAGTGATCCACCGTACTCATCTCTGCGATCATTGATCCCGTCTTTTAAAAATTGGTCGATGAGATATCCATGCGCTCCATGAATCTCGATTCCATCAAAACCGGCTCGAATGGCATTCAAAGCTGCCGTGCGGTAGTGTTGGACAACCTCTGGTATTTCCGAGATTTGTAGAGCTCTAGGTTTAGGATATATGCCATAGCTCCCATCTAGCATCAAAATTCTCCACCTGTTGGAGAGAGGCTTGCTTGTTGACGATATGGGTGCCGCCCCACCAGGTTGATACACTATTTCATTAGTCaaaataagcaaataaaatatttcaataaaTGGTGAAAGAAAGGGGAAATGCATAGGGTGATGGAAGTTACCAGAATGTGAAGCACGGCCAACGTGCCAGAGTTGGCAAAAAATGATGCTTCCTTTTGCATGAACAGCATCCACAATCTTCTTCCATCCCTCCACCTGTTGGTCATTGTAGATCCCAGGAACATGTGGGAACCTGCTTCAACATTGCACCATTAGGCAATTTAGGATATGCCAGGAATCTGGATAGCTCAATATTATGAAAATCTGATATTATTGGAACAATCATTTTGTAACAGGGAAGGGATAAAAAGACTAACAAGGGTACCATTATatcatatacaaaatgattatatttGAAGTGAAGCATTGCATCTCCCAGCCCTATTATCtcatattcaatttaatttaatttaaaaataaaaactcttCCAATATGCAAAACGACACAACATTGGGCAAATCCTATCTGTTTGATGGAAAAGACTAGAAAGTGGTATAATTTATTGGTGGAATAGTCGTATCAGGATTTGgttaaattacgaaattacccagCTGCAGTGTCGGACACCAGTGTCCCTTCGGTGATGAGAAAGCCGCCTGGAGTCGACCTCTGCATGTAATATTCAGCGAGCGCCGGCCTTGGGATTCCATTCAACGCCCTGCATCTAGTCATCGGCGCCAGCACCACCCTGCCATCACATACAAACCAAACTCAATAGACCCCCGGAAATCTTTGGTAGAACATGTCTGACAACCAAAGTTCCCTCAAGACAAGGATCTAAGCCCCTCCGAAATCAAGGAATctgatgcaaaaaaaaaaaaaacagacaaACTGAAACACAGACCTGTGAGAAAGGTTGAACTTGCCCATCTTGTAAGGAGAGAAGAGCGTTGGGGTCCCTTGAGATAGAGTTTCCGCCATTGTTACCTTCCTACGAACTTGATCTGATGATGAAAAAACTTATCCGCAGTACACACTCCAGTTGAAAAAGTAAGGAAAACCAACAGTTACTAGAATAATTTACTTAATTATATAAAGAAATTTAGGGTGAGAGAATATAAGCATGTGGCATAAAATTGGACGGTATAGGGCGGGGGTTGCAGGAGTATTTTATAGCTGAAAATTTAATCCTTTGTTTTGATTTGATGAACTGCGTGGGGGGTTTTGATTGGAGATATATGGACGGAGGAGTCGGTGGCTGCTATTTATGGCATGGGTTTCATGTGCCGATTTAAACAGTGGCGACTCTTGATGCAAATATGTTTCCGCCGGCAATCACTGTTGCCGACCTGTTGTTGCTTTGAAAAAACTCTGGCGACAAATAGTTGTAGAATTACTTgtgtttttctttctctcttgcaAAAGAAGAATGAGTCAAAACTCAAAACGGTGTGTACCATTCTGAATTCAATGCTCAGTTACAATTGTGAGTGTTCCCACTAGTTTGAACCTTGACAAAAAAAGGCCGGGTGAAACAACAATTTTGCACTTCATCAATTCTGTTAAAATCACGATTATACCTAATTAACACTGTAACGTGTGATCTCGATAAgtgcatttttaaaattttattcctgTAAATTGAagtcataaatatttaataaatatttttaaagttcaGTTAagtgaatttatttaaattaaaagtaattaagtataaagattaaattgtataTAGCGTAAAAgctaaattatagattaaaaataaattaaagggcCAAAGTAGTAGTTATACTTATGTTATAGAAAtatgttaaaatatgttattttaataattaagtaaatgtatatatataatattatataataataaattaaagtataataaaacaaaattagtattaaaaaaaagaaagaaaaagacatACAaattagaaagaaagaaaaagaaagaaaaatgagaaagaagaaaagagaaatacgCACAGCGTTAGGGACTTTTAGGGTTTAAAGATtaattggttagttaatttagtctattttcttataatttttatgtttttagaatcttGGTATCTAGGGCAACccgacccatgtcaaaattttagcaattattaaaattttaagtgttcttaatgttgaataattttagtattagggattaaattgatatatttttaagttagaaatggaaaagaattaaattgcgagaacaaattgtaaattttgagtaatagggactaaattgtgaaaaattcaaaatttatatgtttaattgaaaatagggagctaaatttagcttaaagtgaaattagtataaaaatataaaattaaatatgaagaataaaaattagtctcagttaagggactaaattgaaatttaggcaaatattgagtgaaaatttaaaatattcaatatgaaatggaattgtgttatattgatgaattttaattgttttaatttcatagctaacgtcgtaccagaatcctcgactaaaaaagggaaggataaaatcgacgtcgaatagctcggaattcacggtttgtatttctataatccgaacttagttgttaattgttataattcaatttaatgcatatgataaGTGTTAAGGTGAGTAATTGACATTTGATagttgattgaaatggattgaattggtaGATACATATTGATtgtattgattattgaattgaaatgaatatgtgtTAATGTGAAAGTTGGATATTGATTATTATAgattgaatttaattcatgtgtatatatgtgattatatgaaaattAGTATTGGATATTGGTTATATTTGAAATGtaaaattaaaccctattaactatatcgggctgagtcggatatagatgacatgccataagataggaagagttcagggatttcttcgactttgagtcgatgaggcaATGAGTGCCAATTTACTTTGGTTTAACTGATGAGACACCGGGTGTCAAATTTATATAGCGCTGGGCATAGATATTACTTCAGATTTATCCGATAAGGTACTGGGTGCCAAACtgatgtgttggttggatccatgtatccttTCAAGTCCGAGTAGTGTTAACaggggtaattaaataaaacggtactatgattgatattggatgatattgtatgtgaattgaaaatgtgatagtgatttgaaacatgaaaatgagatACATAAATTATGTACTAATGAATTGGATATGGAATGGATAATGTTATTGTTTAAATGATATGTGGATAAAATTGTGAAAAACTATTATATAGCAAGTGATGAGAATTGTGTATGGTATGAAATGGTATATTCATGAGTTAAGTATTGAATGGCTAATGTCATTGTACAAATAAATGTGGTTTGATATGTGAATACATATTTATATAGTAGTTGTGTGAATTGGGACATTGCTtaacaaatgaaatatgatagCATATGATAGTCATGATATTGGACATTAATATGTGCTTAAAATTCAATTGTGCATATTATATTATCTTGTCTTTAaatatttggattatagaaatatcactgagttttactgtaacatctcgaaatagggcctaaatggaatagtggttgcaaaaccacaaatttgagatagaaaagtttatttcaattaa harbors:
- the LOC108473549 gene encoding 12-oxophytodienoate reductase 3, whose translation is MAETLSQGTPTLFSPYKMGKFNLSHRVVLAPMTRCRALNGIPRPALAEYYMQRSTPGGFLITEGTLVSDTAAGFPHVPGIYNDQQVEGWKKIVDAVHAKGSIIFCQLWHVGRASHSVYQPGGAAPISSTSKPLSNRWRILMLDGSYGIYPKPRALQISEIPEVVQHYRTAALNAIRAGFDGIEIHGAHGYLIDQFLKDGINDRRDEYGGSLANRCKFLMQIVGSVAEAVRADRIAVRISPAIDHLDATDTNPLNLGLAVIERLNELQLKLGSKLAYLHVTQPRYHAYGQTESGRHGSEDEEAHLMRTLKRSYEGTFMCSGGFTRELGMQAVAEGDADLVSYGRLFISNPDLVFRLRINAPLNRYIRKTFYTQDPVVGYTDYPFLVVQSRL